One Thauera sp. K11 DNA window includes the following coding sequences:
- the radC gene encoding RadC family protein: MCRPIESMSDAALLSTLVGPRTAANLLKDASGSLSRLLNADVAQQVPPSSVGAKLMAARELVRRALAETMRERDMLASPAAVRDYLRIMLAQRDHEVFMVLFLDAQNRVIAPEEMFRGTLTQTSVYPREVVKRALSLNAAAVILAHNHPSGVAEPSRADEFLTQSLRSALALVDIRVLDHIVIAGSNATSFAERGLL, from the coding sequence ATGTGTCGACCGATCGAGTCGATGTCGGACGCGGCCCTGCTCAGCACGCTGGTGGGACCCCGAACGGCAGCGAACCTGTTGAAAGACGCGAGTGGCAGCCTGTCGCGGCTGCTGAACGCAGACGTAGCGCAGCAAGTCCCGCCGTCCTCCGTCGGAGCGAAGCTGATGGCGGCCAGGGAACTGGTCCGTCGTGCGCTTGCCGAGACGATGCGCGAGCGGGACATGCTGGCCTCACCGGCCGCGGTGCGCGACTACTTGCGGATCATGCTGGCCCAGCGCGACCACGAAGTCTTCATGGTGCTGTTCCTCGATGCACAGAACCGGGTCATCGCGCCCGAGGAAATGTTTCGGGGGACGCTCACGCAGACCAGCGTGTACCCGCGTGAAGTGGTCAAGCGCGCGCTGTCGCTGAACGCTGCGGCGGTGATCCTGGCGCACAACCACCCGTCGGGTGTCGCCGAGCCCAGCCGGGCCGACGAGTTCCTGACCCAGTCGCTGCGCTCCGCGCTGGCCCTGGTCGACATCCGTGTGCTCGACCACATCGTGATCGCAGGCAGCAACGCCACCTCGTTCGCCGAACGCGGTTTGCTGTAG
- a CDS encoding PFL_4669 family integrating conjugative element protein: MSTPRAPAPSMPEHVNTESAMTAQDAPSSLGPVLDPAPAISAPAAPARPAGSSLGQLVDETPDAMTLHTQDAYRMFTGRAADPASNAPAIPGGRRFAAVLKAIWYLSANDNPYADWILIRVYQSLSGIRSQMGQVIEAREAEFERLRRRGLALSVLASRSPVTVELGFRSPYGYATAEAIVEFDYHVRMVKTLVLKDRMSDEAGRAEIRAIGRGLRALFLEPIRWERNLLREEMLPLSRRDFLPGADEAARQRVRAAVALFGELPRKVFTGEEVPRHSQRRVTPTAAELRLMQQVSLSADAEPPPPSAGQLL; encoded by the coding sequence ATGAGCACACCGCGCGCCCCCGCCCCGTCGATGCCAGAACACGTCAACACGGAGTCCGCCATGACAGCACAAGACGCGCCGTCCTCACTCGGTCCGGTGCTCGACCCCGCGCCAGCCATCTCCGCGCCTGCGGCGCCAGCACGGCCCGCAGGATCGTCGCTGGGCCAGCTCGTCGATGAGACACCCGATGCGATGACCCTGCACACGCAGGACGCGTACCGCATGTTCACCGGCCGCGCCGCCGATCCGGCCAGCAACGCACCGGCCATTCCGGGCGGGCGGCGCTTCGCGGCGGTGCTCAAGGCGATCTGGTACCTGTCGGCGAACGACAACCCCTACGCCGACTGGATCCTGATTCGCGTCTACCAGTCGCTGTCCGGCATCCGTTCGCAGATGGGCCAGGTCATCGAAGCGCGGGAGGCCGAGTTCGAGCGACTTCGCCGCCGAGGGCTTGCGCTGTCGGTGCTCGCGTCGCGCAGCCCGGTCACGGTGGAGTTGGGGTTTCGCAGTCCGTATGGCTACGCCACGGCCGAGGCGATCGTCGAGTTCGACTACCACGTGCGCATGGTCAAGACCCTCGTCCTCAAGGACCGCATGAGCGACGAGGCGGGCAGGGCAGAGATCCGCGCCATCGGCCGCGGTCTGCGCGCGCTGTTCCTCGAGCCGATCCGCTGGGAGCGCAACCTGTTGCGCGAGGAAATGCTCCCGCTGAGCCGGCGCGATTTCCTACCGGGCGCGGACGAAGCGGCTCGGCAGCGCGTGCGCGCCGCGGTGGCGCTGTTCGGTGAACTCCCGCGCAAGGTGTTCACCGGCGAGGAGGTGCCGCGGCACTCGCAGCGGCGCGTCACCCCGACCGCGGCGGAACTGCGGTTGATGCAGCAGGTCTCGCTCAGCGCGGACGCCGAGCCGCCGCCACCGTCGGCAGGGCAGCTCCTGTGA
- a CDS encoding DUF3577 domain-containing protein — translation MSESSQASSPSSFFNLHVEGVGYLNRVRTVKPKKGQEFLACTVAALRGSDSDVSYTKFDCRVSGADAQAIVKRLENDVAADKAVIIGFRIADIYPEMFTFEKGDRKGQPGVSIKGRLLRIKFAKVNGEPIDVPQPARAEERESVPF, via the coding sequence ATGTCCGAGTCATCCCAAGCCAGCAGCCCGTCGTCGTTCTTCAACCTGCACGTCGAAGGCGTCGGCTATCTCAATCGTGTTCGCACCGTGAAGCCGAAGAAGGGCCAGGAGTTCCTGGCCTGCACCGTGGCTGCCCTCCGCGGCAGCGACAGTGACGTCAGCTACACGAAGTTCGACTGCCGTGTCAGCGGTGCTGACGCTCAGGCGATCGTCAAGCGCCTGGAAAACGATGTCGCGGCCGACAAGGCCGTGATCATCGGCTTCCGGATCGCCGACATCTATCCCGAAATGTTCACCTTCGAGAAGGGCGACAGGAAGGGGCAGCCGGGCGTCAGCATCAAGGGCCGACTGCTGCGCATCAAGTTCGCCAAGGTCAACGGCGAACCCATCGATGTGCCGCAACCGGCGCGCGCGGAGGAACGCGAGAGCGTTCCGTTCTGA